The DNA window ttattaagtcagCATTACTTTATCTTTGGCATGTAATGAACTGtgtgaaacaaatatttatagctCTGTTGTCTGTTTCCGTATTAATTTAGTTGTAAATCGATGTTAGTCTAAAGATTTTCTCGGTAAACTTAAaagcagatttttttaaatttggccTCGTCGACTTAGATAATACAAATGTCTTCATTAGGGATAACGTAACGTCCTAATggtcaaatattttaagtatgtcCAGTAATTTCGGAGGTTCttcaatgcaaataaacaaagaagtacataaattaaattttggtaAGGATTTTTGTTGTAGCTTGATAATTATTGCTACATTTTATTCCTGATTTAACATTAGAAACTGAATatcactttttaaaaaatgttgctatcattatttaaatgtgcaATTATCCGAGTTGACTTTTGTTTTGACAAAAATTCCCCACTTTGACAGTTTCAGTTATGTGGTGAAATCTACATAACATttaggtaattatttattttttatttctgttagaCAAACAAAATGGGACAAATTTGCCGCCCCTTTAATTAGCCGCCTTAGGCCGCCTATTCAGTCTACTGGTAAATCCGCCACTGATTATAATTAATGGCAATTGATTAGCTGCAGCtggtaaacatattaaaatgatttccaagttattgttttagtaaataatgcTATCAAGTATTATTGTTACATATCGCTGGGAACTAGGTCAATGTGTGAACAATTGAAATGCAATCATCGTTTCATCGAACACATTCAAATGCTTGTTTGGCTACCAATTTCTCATATATTACgctattcaaataattattatgtatgatacaTATTTGTCATCAGCGCCAATAACAGCAGAGAGCGGCAGAATTTTGGGGAAGTCTCCAAAAAACGCACACAAAACCAGgagatagaaatataaatgtgtttaagtgtaaaaggagcagtgttggcctagtggcttcagtgtgcgactctcatacctgagttcgtaggttcgatacccggctgtacaccaatggaatttctttctatgtgcgtatctaacatttgctcgaacggtggaGGAAAACATCAACCgacttgtcttagacccaaaatgtcgacggcgtgtatcagacactggaggctgatcagctacttgcctattagatttaaaaatgaccatgaaacagattcagatatctgaggccaagacctaaagaggttgtagcgccactgatttatttatgtaagtgTTAAAGTGTCTGAAGTAAAacgccattattattatataaagtgtTAAAAAGCGATAGTGAATAAAAAGCTCAGTGATGCAATGAACTAGTATGTAATGTACCGGTCTGATGTCGTTTTCTATTAAGGCATTCGGTGGAAAGCTTGATgcaaaaaaatgcatttcccGTCTATGTTTCTCGTATAACTACAGATTAATACGCCTGTTATCCAAGAAATAAACGGCTAAAATACCCAAAAacattctataataaattacagtatattttctgaatgttataatatgtatttacttttatttacatatgatATTTACAGAATCTTTGTATGAGTCTCTGGATATAAGGAGACAGatgtattaaaacaatgcAAATTAGTTATTAAGAAAGAAGCGGGGTTTTTACCACCTTTTTGCTTTATCGTCTAAAGTggtaaaatgaatttttgattatatttatctctGTGTAATCAGTTAGTTGTATGATGTCTTTTCTCGTGTCGCCTAATTATACAAAaccagtggtgctacaacatTCTTATGTCTGGACCTCAGAGGACTCAGGGATAAGCTGAACGCAGAAACACTTCTTcgtttagtaaatatattaatttattttaatgttacttgaataataattttatttatttatttaagcagaCAATTATAAGTCCATATggttattattgtgttaattacaatattgtcctgaaaattatattagtaggTTAGCTTAGAGCATACtatgtcataaaattaaaaaggacATTGCAAATGACTCATAAAATCCAGCGATCCCACTATTACCACCAGCTTACCAAAGACACTCCACTAGTGTACAACCAAACGTTGCAATGATAATTGTAATTACGACaagaataattacaaaatataatttgtcgAATTTAACTgccaaaatataattgtaattaaaatattaactcaaAATGAGTAACATAATTGAAGTTAAATGACCGAATAGTCTTACATATaccgtaatatataaattaataaatgctatgttacctacatgtataaatgatttttgaattaaattggaTTGAATAGGTTTGCTTAGCAAATAATAGTTGTAGGCTTCGGTTCATCATCagtatatatcttaatatatatatttcttgtgtgcgtgtgtatgtgactgaactcctcctaaacgactggaccgatttagacgaaattttttgtgtgttcaaggggatctgggaatggtttagattcacaattttgtccgctggacaatgtttttttaattaattttcaatttattagttgttgttgattttggaatgttttacattggatccgacagacggcgctaccatcgcagtgtcaaattttaaataatattcgaattttaattttagtctgtcccgaaatttaaaaaaagttttgttatcattgtgttatatcgtgtgtcaccatgtgctggatcgttagatattgtcataacatttgaataataattttcatcaaaatggcttattaaaaattgaaattttgaaattaaagacgtgtagacaggacaacgtctgtcggatccgctagtatatatatatatatatatatatatagcggCTGGTCTAGTGGTTTCAGAGGTCATGCGAACAAGGCTAAGCTTTTACCGTGTCCTGCCtcgggcgattgttggtggctccgtggggttttagtgggtatgcacagtgGTCAAccccacataacccttcacaGGCAACCGTGCCGCGGGAGGGTATGCGTAACGCATTTCCCCAcgaaaaaaaaagttctatCTCGCGGCACTCATGATCTTTATATTTGCGAATTGAAGactgctcgaacggtgaaggaaaacatggtGGGGAAACTGGCTTGCTTTAAACGCATAAAGTCGACGGCCGGCCAAAAAGCCTGCTTgctgtgtcaggcacagcaGGCTACATTAGCATAGAAtggcaaatgatcatgaaacagatgcagaaatttgaggcccagaGCTAAAGTGCCACTGAGTTTTTGTATGGAGTGTTCGGAAaggttttttaatgtataaaatatatttaggagATAGTGCGTATAcggttgaaattaaatttattgacgaATTGCGTTAATtgcgtatatttatttatttatttattttatttatatattagcgGCGATATATGTTACGGCAACATTTAATCTTTCTTAACACTCCGTTGCAGTATGCAGAAATAATTTACGGCGTTATCTCTATCTCTTTAACTACATGAAGTTTTTAAAGTagtttattcaaaacatttcCTAAATTccatataaacataatatggtATTTGATACagtacaatattattgttaattaaatatttgctggtaaaaaaaaatcgtttaaattgtataatgcgTCTCTATAAGCGAGAAATTAATCTttctgacaaaaaaatatggaaattTCAAATACGagtttttgttcaaaattgcATGAATTAGAATGTGAATTAGCAGTTACGTTTTATATATAGtgtaataacttttttgtacCAAGTACGAACCTTGATGTTGAAAATGTGGTTGCAGCAAACTAAAAACAGTTATCGTAAGATGAGATTTctaataattatcaatattaatctaatttaagTCTTCTTATCAATAGTGATTAATATTCCATTGCACAATTTagagttaataaaattttaattcagtGTTTGTTCAAAGATCGGCAATGAACTCCCTATCCTACAACTTACCAAAACAAagatactaaatattatataatatatatatatggggccattcaagtattacgtaagcagatttactgcaatttatcctCTATATTACTATcctattcacacttcgtttcgaacagaaataataatatcattggatcccaggtgtttgagttactgccagttcacaaatcaagggcgtagaacggaagagaagaactggcaatgaaatctccgtcactctttttaatagccATAGCTGCATAAGACAATATGTAGTTATACAAAACGAACGTTTATgtaagcaataataatatcaatcatTCTTAATCTGTTCTTTGTTCTAATTacgtaattatttgttttcaggCGTCAACGATTGACGGCAGACGAAAAGGAGCCTGTCTCTTCTGTCAGGAATACTTTATGGATCTCTATCTACTAGCAGAGCTCAAGACCATCAGCCTAAaagtaagtacatttttattgatttctgCTCAATTTGTTCAGATGAGGCTAAGAATCTTTTGGCGCTACAACCCTCTAAGGGTCAagacttattaatatatattgtccacaataataaaccaaaacaaaaagcagtaatattaaatagaattaacACCTGCATCAcgaaccgattttaaaaaaaagttaataattatagattatttgcGACTTAAGATTATGTACAAGAGTAAGTGACAACTGGGTAAGCGAGAGAAGTTAATGAGGGTATTTACCGAGTCCCGTCATTTCGCCCTCCTAAAACATTTACATGTGAAATCTGTGTAAGTGGCAGACATTTTTCAGGCGTGAACCTCTATAAGTGAGATCGATATTTCTATCTATCCAATATAACCTctataaggccggcaacgcactcgcgagccctctggcattgaaagtgtccatgggtggcggtattacttaacatcaggtgagcctcctgccccctgttctttaaaaataataataataataacctcTCGTATCccggtgtttgtaattaaacaccTCCGAAATGGCTCGACCTTAATTTGCCATGTTACGCCAATAcagctttaaaaaatcaactaagcagatgttacaataaaaataaataaactaatgtGGGAATGGACGGCGCATGGAGgaacagaaaagtggagcgAGAATCTACTAAATCGGTGCCCAAAGTACAATAAACTACAGACAACTAATATTCTGAAACAGCAGGTTACAGATAGTAGCACAGTACAGAAAGGAATTGCGGCCTTTATCAGAAAAGGCACCTAAAGgagaaagaaatataaattggtttaaatgtaaatatatctgCAATAaaaggttattattattatgtacttaatttGCTGAGACTGTTACGACATTAGCCATACTGATTACGAGATGAGCCTCTATTTATAGTTCTAATCAACATTGAAAAATCAATAGTAGCATTGCTGCGGTCAAGTGTGTGTAGCAACAATGTGAGGGAAACAAACATATTAACCTTCAACTTGGCAAATAAAGTTTGTAATGCAACGAATGGCcttaacaagcgatctcttgcAGACAACTAGTAAGAAAAAGAGATATACTAAGTGTCTAAAAagtgcataaataaattaatgaaaaacaattaaaaactaatcttaattttatgaatactaGTCACGAATGAGCAGGATAGGATATTTTTAACGTTTCTGTAGAAGGCTTTGTAAACATAGTTTATAGTAAAAGTATACTTATCCAtcaaatgccggcaacgcacccactaaaaatgtgTCCATGgactgcgatgactgcctttttgtCCCGTAAGCTAGTTTGTCCCCATATAATaccaaatatacaaatactacTTGGCTTCTGACCACTGCTGTAAGCACTATAATATTGGTCCAAATATTTCAGGTCACAACAGTGGACATGCAAAAGCCACCTCCAGACTTCCGCACCAACTTCGAGGCAACACATCCGCCGATCCTCATCGACAACGGCCTTGCAATCCTCGAGAATGAGAAGATAGAACGGCACATCATGAAATCCGTGCCTGGTGGCCACAATTTATTCGTTCAggtatttataacattactagcggatccgacagacgttgtcctgtctacacgtctttaatttcaaaatttcaatttttaataagccattttgatgaaaattattattcaaatgttatgacaatatctaacgatccagcacatggtcacacacgatataacacaatgataacaaaactttttttaaatttcgggacagactaaaattaaaattcgaatattatttaaaatttgacactgcgatggtagcgccgtctgtcggatccaatgtaaaacattccaaaatcaacaacaactaataaattgaaaattaattaaaaaaacattgtccaacggacaaaattgtgattctaaaccattcccagatccccttgaacacacacaaaaaatttcgtctaaatcggtccagtcgtttaggagaagttcagtcacatatacacgcacacaagaaatatatatattaagatggtATTGGCACAGGCCAATATCATATCTTAAgctttttaacttacaccagtttttaaaataataaaaaagctatttggtatgttttaaacatacatgtatattttaatattatttgtacggttttatttactttatttggtttatattgattattaaatatgagtgtaaagagcgaagagattgcattctatccgtcgccaaaaatggattgtcttcgtagggtttcgttattgggatgcagataggagatcgatcgactgtcaaagtctgacaatccacaatctcaaattgttttaatctAAGATTGTAGATTATTTATTGGATTCGTCGGCCGAGTGTCCGAGTCTCGCAGAACTACGCTCGCTGATCTGTCAAGGCCCTTCCGACCAACAGAGTGTTTTCATCATACACTAGTTGAGAATCCTCCCTTTAGGTTCGAGGAAATGTACTGCCACCATATCATCCTACCGCCACAGCTACcgacattgttttttttacaaaaattggAAACGATGCTGACGTATGCCAAGCTAATGCTGAGCTGTATGACGCAATTtgcatatgaaaataataattttatgtcataaaataatagGTAACGTTTTTCGACCTCTTAATTATgctaataatatgttttttataacttttttgtattttatgacaTACTATATATGCCCTCGCAAACTTCGTCTGaccttgaatttttttaatattttttttacataccaACATGTAACATATATGCTAACACAAAGACTTCGCTTTTCGAAGTAAAatctaaagtattaaataaatctttcaatttattcagcgttcaaggattttttttaaatattggtccAGCCATTTTCGCttagcaaaatattttgcgattgatttttatttttcgaattaCAATAGTAAGAATCCTGatggttttctttaaatacaccAAAGCTTCGGACACAGCTGTTGGtgatactaattatatttgttttgatattataaaacaaatcgtAGATTGTCAACATGAGTtacacattatttacataacattcAATACTTGAGAGGGCTAAACTTGTTTCACAAGTTCtctgtaaatattaacaaatctGTGGTCACCTACTTCGTTAACAACAATTGTATGTGACACGATCAAACACGAATATCATTGTTATATAAGGGCCTTTATTAAGGCAACAATTTAGTGTATTTTATGCGGCGCCAACTAAAAATGGTCTAGCTATAAACTTTGGTTGTGTCTTGCAATACTATGCTAAGAATTTAACTGTATTAGTTAGTGACTTTAGCGTGCCTCCTTCCCTGATGTCGTCGATCGTTGTCCATCTGTGGGTCAAATGGACGTTATCTAACACTCCGTCGAAAAACATCGTATAGAACGATGGAATTCGAACGAAAGGCTTgtgtcaaattcaaaaatagaatacatTTCTCAAATAGAAGGCGTATCACCTagttgtctatgaaataaaaattatcaaagaaaccAGTGCAGTCTGTGACCAAGATTCATATAGAATGGTACTGCAACTGGATTGTTTTTGgaataaaatgtgtaaatattaaattagaggTGACCCGGTGAATTTCGTATCacctacatatatatttttgtcaaaacctaatacaaacttttaaaacagaCCTAAGAGATCTGACTTTATACTGAAGCTATGAAACACGATTTTCTATAGGCATCTATCATATTATATgacaaccaatttttttataaaaagacaaatattttctacctagaaatgttttttaaaggaGTCTAATTCGAGAAACCATGTCGTGAACCGGACCTTATTAtacaatagtaaaatataatattttaaatatttcatgtgCTACACAACAAACACGGCATTCCGTCCACAGTTTATAATCTGTTTAcagttagaaaaaaaatcagtgttgCTACACGGTACGCACTTTTTGAACCCGGACCTGTGTCTGTATCATGTTTATGTGTCTGTATCATGATCATTTGCTGACGACCTCCCTAATGCGTGAAATCAAGCAGTTTCTTCAGTGTCGTTATAGTTTATGTCAATCCTACGATAACATtactacattaatattaataataggaaaattaattattccagGATAAAGAAGTAGCGTCGCTGATCGAGAACCTGTACTCTAAGCTGAAGTTAGTGCTGGTCCGCAAGGATGAACAGAAATCGGCATCTCTGCGTGCACATTTGGGACGTATTGATGGGTTGCTGGAACGCAGGGGGACAAGGTATATCCTTGTCTATTATAGCTAAGTCTGTAACGGTCTGTggttgtaaaaaattaaatgagatTGTAATTATCGTTACTGGtataaaattagatattttaaagaagttttGAGAAATTTACACGTtacatatattctatatataattttctttactaaCTAATTACATATGTGTTCGTAGGatacgttaaaaaatattacgtattaaaaaacaaaacttctcaagtaataacattattatagaTAGAACTTTATCAGGTTTtccaataaagtattattgtaataatattctaaatcaAGTTGGGTCCCTGTTGCAGTGTACCTTTATTACTAGCATTTTCTCACtgtattaagataattaataattattccttAAGCGAGTGCCAACCAACCAACTCTGCGGAAACCTGTGCTATTTACCAAGCGCCCATTTGGAAATGAATATTTCAGGTTCCTGACAGGCGACACCATGTGCTGTTTTGACTGCGAGCTGATGCCCCGCTTGCAGCACATCCGCGTCGCTGGAAAATACTTCGTCGACTTTGAAATACCGGTTTGTTTATATCCTTCAGGACAccattcttttttatttcttttttttcccCTTTCTTGGCCTGCACGTTTTGTGTAACAccattctattaaaataaaaacagaatgTTTTCTCCTTTACACTCTATGGTACATCTGACATTTCACATTGTTACAGCTAAAATTCACCGTTTAAATGCATCGGCGAATCATACagattaaactatatatatttaatgttatttgtcTATGCGATTTATCAAGAGATCTGTGTTTCAGACGAGTTTCCGGTCTCTGTGGCGTTACATGTATCACATGTACCAACTTGACGCGTTCACGCAGAGCTGTCCTGCTGACCAGGATATTATTAATCACTACAAGTTACAACAGGTAAAAATTTCtggaaaaattattatggtAACAGGAAAATATGAGTGGTTACTATACAAGATGGCAACACcgagtttaatataattagctTTTTTTCTAACTAAAGTCAGAATTAAGAAAAGGTACAAGTGATGGATTTTTTCAACATTGTAATAAGATTTACGTTTGGTTACGGGACCCCTTTAACCGATACAAAAAAATGCCGAAGGAAAGGTTTATTAGTTCCACAtggaaaatgttttatcttttatctGTTAGTCTTCCGTCTTTCTACAATGTAAATGTCTTGAATTTTATATCTCATGTCTATATCTTCTGTACCATGTTCTTTTTCTCAACCCCATCATGCAGATAGCAACAAAAGGTTTACTATCTCCAACGTTGACGCGGCAAAGAAAAGACGAACCAACTACGCCGGTATGTTACGGGTTAATGTGTCGTAACAACGTAACAAGCTGTGTACATaaacatattcataaaaaaaagaaattcatcATAACATAATCTGTGCAAtgctttttgttatgtatttgtCATATGTCCCGCAGAGACAAGATTCTCTATGACCAGAGTTAAATActtcataaattttagttaCCATGGTTATATCCATATGAACTAACATACAACATAAATGAAtatgaaacataaattaagttttatgtttcactttacaaaagtaatttttgaAAGTCAAATAATTACTGAATAAGTTGACTGtcaacttattaataaattaaattttggtcAGTTTTCGTGTAAGAGATGGGGcgaatatgatatttatagtTTGGGTCTCTGGTTTTAGCTTTATggatgtttttgtatttgaatatatttca is part of the Pieris rapae chromosome 21, ilPieRapa1.1, whole genome shotgun sequence genome and encodes:
- the LOC111000621 gene encoding chloride intracellular channel exc-4 isoform X1, with amino-acid sequence MSDEIAENGTANGDVPEIELIIKASTIDGRRKGACLFCQEYFMDLYLLAELKTISLKVTTVDMQKPPPDFRTNFEATHPPILIDNGLAILENEKIERHIMKSVPGGHNLFVQDKEVASLIENLYSKLKLVLVRKDEQKSASLRAHLGRIDGLLERRGTRFLTGDTMCCFDCELMPRLQHIRVAGKYFVDFEIPTSFRSLWRYMYHMYQLDAFTQSCPADQDIINHYKLQQIATKGLLSPTLTRQRKDEPTTPALKMKKHEELETPTFTTSIPVDINDSNAEE
- the LOC111000621 gene encoding chloride intracellular channel exc-4 isoform X2, which encodes MSDEIAENGTANGDVPEIELIIKASTIDGRRKGACLFCQEYFMDLYLLAELKTISLKVTTVDMQKPPPDFRTNFEATHPPILIDNGLAILENEKIERHIMKSVPGGHNLFVQDKEVASLIENLYSKLKLVLVRKDEQKSASLRAHLGRIDGLLERRGTRFLTGDTMCCFDCELMPRLQHIRVAGKYFVDFEIPTSFRSLWRYMYHMYQLDAFTQSCPADQDIINHYKLQQALKMKKHEELETPTFTTSIPVDINDSNAEE